The genomic DNA CAAGTGGTGTGTGAAGTAAAGGtatcatgaacacacaaacacacaaacaaacacctctCCATTTATAGGTGAGGACTGATCATCTGCATTTGCTGCTGCCTGTGATTTGTATGGCAGCTCTTGGTCATGATGGGTATGTGTAGATTATTCGATGTAGGATTACTTTTAACATTAAAGCAAAATAATGGAATAAAAATAGGGAGAATGTTAAACACAATCTATCCATCTTCAGGCCAATATACGAGTGTAAATAAATATGTAGTATGCCGATTCTCCACAAGGGGACGAGAAAATAGACAAATGCACATTTACCTAATGAGTATCAGGCCAGCTTCTGAACAGTACTGCATTTATTTGGTGTCTCTTTGTTGATTTAGATTCAGTGTAATGTTTAAAAGAGGCACTGAATCTTAACTCTAAGAGTGTACCCTTTCTACCACCAAGCTTCACAGTTCCCCATTGCCTTTTTTTGAGTGAATGTAAAGAAGACTGTTTTCAtctaaaatatatttgaaaataaaatacaaatatggAGCAACTTGGCTTCTGACATTTAAGAGACACTTGTCATTTATATAGCTTGTTAGAATACTTCTCATTTCAACAAAAGAacccaattaaaaaaaaaaaatcagaatagTTTacgttaaaataaataaataaataaaaagtatccccacttgctcactcactgaATTATTCATTGGAACAATTTGGCAATGGGTGAAGGTTGAGGGATATTTAGCACCAAGTTGAATAAGTTGAACCAACTATTCCTTCTTAGTTTTGCAAGGGGTCCTTGAAATACAGTACCACACATTGTCATTCTTGTTAGGCAGAAGGCATGTTGTTATCATTGTTCATGTGGCGTTGCACCCAAATACCCCCTTGTGTAATCACCTGCCCAGATACCCCCTTGTGTAATCACCTGCCCAGCACAACAACTTCAATGAGATTCCGTGCTATTTTCCTACAGAATTATCTAGTAACATTATTACTGCTGACACGCCCCATAAACGTGTACAATATgcattttgttcattttgaatgCATTTTGTGTTACAACATTCAACAATCCTTGTGTGTGAAATAAGCAAGTTTTGCACATTGCGATGCAGATACTGCACTACTGagtcccccaccccctccacccccacgccaccccactccaccccgaTCACCACCCCAGTGTGTTGACTCCCTGGTTGTGGAGGAGCGCCGCTCCAATGTTTTCCAGCCGGGGAGGCATGCATAAAAGACTctaagtagtgtgtgtggtgcgggggATCTTCAGTGCATTTCCACAGTGCTCGGTGTGAGGATCCCCACCCTCAGCCTCCTCTCACACGGATCCAGCCTCCAGACTCGCTCTGCGCTGCGCATACAACTGCAGGTAATCTCTCGTTAATGGGAAGACTACAATATTCTCTCTGATGGGTGTGTTATTAGGGTGACTTGCTGTAAGGTTGCCTTTATTCAAGTGGTTCTGGTTGGGAGGATTGGTCATCTGTGTATTGCGCCCGAGTAGACAAGAAATGTATGCCAGTGTTGATACTTGGTGATGATCCCACTTTATCAAGGTCTTAATTTTATTTTCTATTGGCACTGTAAGTGGATGGAAACAaactttgtatacattttgataATATCAAACAATTATGACTTCATTACATGTTTATGCTATACTATATACATGATGTATATAGCATTTACTATCGTAACATTGAAATAAATcaataggcctaaataaaatcAAACAACCAATAATAAGAACGTACATTTGCAAGGGTTTCGACTAGAGCTTGAGATATCTTTCGGCAGGCACTATCAACATTTGCTTGTTGGGTTCAAATAACGTCTGTATTGTTTCCGCCTGAGAGACAGAAAAGTTGTGTGTACTTAGCCCATTCTCTTTCCAGTCTAGTACCTACTGCTGTTTGCTTAGCCCTGATGGACTCTGAATGTGACTTTTGAGAGGAGCACATCTCAAGGCctattgccatggcaacagggaGCTGATTTCTGTGGCTGTGTCATGGCTGACGAGATTGCCTGCATACAGATTGAGACACCTCAAGGAAAGAATGGGTGCCATGCTGTGCATATGCTGCTGCTGACCACCCAAGGAGGACAAAATGACTGAGAAGACTTTCTCTTGATTTCAGAACTGTACTTTTTAATCACATGAATTAATTTGAATTCTTAAATGTTCACAGTTGAAATGAAGACCCGTCTGCTTCTCCTGTGCCTCATGGCTTCAGCCTCTGTCATGTGTGTAAGTACATTGGAGCATGGCTTCCTAAAAAGTGAGCTATTATCTGTCCATAAGCCATAGACGACAATAGCGGGGTCCAAGTACATTAGATGAAATGACCCCTAGAGGAAAATGGTTGAACGGTTTGACGGGTTCAGCACGTGACGAAAGGTAACTAGAGTTTAGGAAATGGGAGTAAATGGGACGAAGAATAAGCATGCCAAATGTAACCTGATGATTTTTTAGAGATTGACATGTGCAACTTGTAGCAACCCCCTTTCAGCCAAATTATGTTATAATAAGCACATAGCTTTTTATGTACAATTCTCAAAAGTCTGTGAAATGTCATGAAGATTGGAAAATATTGGCAGCTGAAATTTGATTGTTTTAGGGCATTTCGAAAAGTGAACCAGTTGGCAATTTGGGACATGTACATGTAGACCGAAGTGTACCAAATTAATTCACATTTTTATGTTAAGCAGTTATTGATGTATTGACATGTAGCTGTAGACCCTCCTATGGATGGAATTACATGAAACGGATGTGatttgtgaaatgtgattgaCATGTAACTTTGAAAGAGAGCAACAAATCAAAAATCTGTAAAGGGAATTTTCCCCATATGGTCTGTAGATGTTGCATACCAATATTTTTGAGAATCTGATGCATGACGTCACTTTTAGTTTTTGAAGAAAGAAGGGCACTAAAGACACTTTTTAGTTCAAATAATAACTATTAGCTGACGTAAAAGACTTGAGACATTAGGACAATGAAAGAACTTTGACTGTAAGCCAAGCTGCTTTGGCGATACCTGCAAGAATGTGACCGTGATTATCACAGCGCCACCTTGAGGCAGGTGCCTGTCATGTCATGTGCCTGAATTAGAGGTGAAGTTCTGAACCCATCTGCCAACTTTGGTTTATTTTGGCCTGCCGTTTTTTGCTGCCCAATCACTTTTAGCCCTTTCTAAAAAATCAATGAGATCAAAAACAATGGGGTTCCAGCAGTTTCACTGCTTGGACATCTAATAAATGTTTTGTCTATCCCTCAAGGTCAGAAGCAAACCTCATGCAAAACATCATGGCATTTCCAAACATTCCCAGTCACCTCAGGAGAAGGTAACGTTTCCTCCTTCACTTATTTGGCTAATGTGCAGCATTTTAACAGTGCATTACAACAGCAGCTTTTCTCAACTCTACATTGTCATCCTTTGGTTTCTATTTTATGCAAAGGTTGTAATGATTAGAACTAAGATCTCATATTACACTCCAACTTCAATGTTATCTCTCATTGGAAGTCACTTTCGGCAAAACCATCAGCAAAGTCAATAAATATACAAGTAATACACCTAGCAACATAACTCTGCATTTAACATGCACTTTTCTCCCCCCTTCTATATCTACTTCTACTTCTACCACTTTTTCTTTCTACTACACTTTGATTAGGACTTTTAACTTCCTTTGTTAATATTATTAACATTATTAATTGATTTAGTATTAATTCCTAACTAAGGCCTCCCTGGCATTGTAGCTAGAATATTACCCCTCGTTTTTGTAAGTTTgaataaaagcatcagctaaatgatTAAATGTGAAATTGGTCTCTACTGCTTTTCTCCAGGATTCGGATCCTGAGGAACCAAATGAGGGGAAGGGTTCCATTCTACCCACTTTCCTCCCGTTTGAAGCCAGCAGCCAGGggcaggaggacgaggaggtaaCCGCTGAGGGAGGACAGGATGCCAGTGAGACGGTGGGctttggggaggaggagaacaagGAGAGTGGCACCCCTGTGCTCCTGAGTGAGGAGGCACTGGCCCACCTCCTCCAGGGCTCTGAGGACGAGGAGCAGGCAGCTGAGGAGGACGAGGTGGCAGTAAAGGAGACTGAGGTGGGAGAAGGTGATAACGGAGAAGAGGTGAAGGAGAacggggagaaggagaaggaggacggGGGGAAGGAAGGCGAGGAAGAGGCTGAGGGCcaggagggggaggtggtggagaagAAGGTAGAGGagccagaagaggagagcaaCAGCAGCACTGAGTATGAGATCCCCATGGACTTAGATTATGCCAGTGACAGCGATGGGTCAGAACCTCTGGACACCAAGTTGGAGGAGACCAAACCCTCGTCCGTCGACGCTGAGAATCAGCCTGCGAAGGAGGGGAAAGTGGAGGACCAGGAGCAGGATGGCGAGGAGATCCCCGCCGTCATGGCCGACTACGACCCCGAGACTGCTGGAGAGGACGGCGAGATGCCCCCCAAAAAAGAGCTGGATGAGGAGCTCACGGACAAAGCCCAGGAGAAGGACACGTCCCTGGACAAGGAGAAAAACAGCAATGACAACAAACAAGGGGACGGCGAAGACGGAGACGACACCCTTCAGGAGGCCAAGAACAGCGTGGAGTTCAGGTCGGCGCGTCTGCCCGGGGACGACGAGGGGGACAAGCAGGAGAAGCTCACCAACGAGAGCGGCAGCCACACCAAGGGCAAGGGCCGCAAGCAGAAGAAGAACCAGCGCAAGAGGAAGGGGCAGATGCAGGGCGACCAGCCCATCCCGGCCGAGCCCAGCAGCCCAGGCCACAGGCAGATGCTCGGGCAGGAGAAGGTCCCGGACACGGATGACAACGCTGTCCAGAGGCCCAAGAGAAGGAAGTCTGGGAAATGGGTAATTGTGGGGGATGACTCCTCTTCTCTGATTGTTTCTTTTAATGCATCGTCATGCTGTGCTTTCCCCTCATGCTGACTCCATTGCCGTCCATTTctatgcttaaaaaaaaaaatgctgtgtcACTACAGTTCCGAGTTTCATCGCTGGGGGATTTTTGCACTTGAAACATGAGAATATTTCACTATAAAATCAGGGTTCTGACCATGAAacgatgtgaaaaaaaaaatgtggcctTGTAGACCCTTAActtaactcctctctctctctctccctctcgacaGGCCCCTATGGTGGGCATGAACCCGGTCCAGATCAGAGCCACAGTGGAGCTGTACCCGAGCCTGAGGCCTCCCCCGACCCTGTCCGGCCAGGGCGCAGAAAGCAGTAAGTGTTGTTTCAGCGCTTGTGCCTGCACGCAGCCGCGCGCTCATCAGGAATCTGCTGATGCGGGTCTTTTCTTTGGCGCTCCCACACAGAATGCGGTCGCTGGCCCTGTTTTAGCCGTGGCAATGGGCTTAAGGAATCAATGGCAGAGCTCACATCTGATTTAGCCTCTGTGCAAACTCACCAAGCCCAAGGAATTTAACTCACCTCAGAAAcaaccctctctatctctctctctctttgtcagaaTCTCACATGGGAAAACAACATATAAACATATTGTGATGGCTTACTTTGTGGTAAACTAGGTAGTAATGTCAGGTAACAAGAATGATCTTTTTCGTCTGCACTGTAGATCCCTGTGAAAATGTCAGATGCAAGCGTGGAAAAGTCTGCAAAGTCAATGAAGATGAGAAGCCAGTCTGTGTTTGCCAAGAGGCAGCAGACTGCCCTACCAGTGTTACAGAATTTGATCATGTAAGTTGAATACGGGACATTTCAGCTAAGTTCCGTTCACAGTTGACCCATTGTACACTAAacatgcattttgttttgttcatataatggaaaatgtaaactttaatttttttttatttttattaggTTTGTGGGACAGACAACAAGACCTATGACACATCTTGCCAGCTGTTTGCCACAAAGTGTAATCTTGAAGGCACAAAGAAAGGACACAGACTTCACCTAGACTACACTGGAGCTTGCAAATGTATGTCATGCAAAAGTCTTTCATTGTTCTTCATGTTAGAAAGTAAGAGTATAGAGAGACTAATCTCAGCGGGTCTAGtacttttgatttgattttattgattgattgattgattgatgagtTGGTAGAGCTCAATGACAGGCTTTAAGGCAAGTACTGTATAGTTCTTTACAAAAAAAGTATGTGAGGATAAATCCATAGTAAAGTGTTCCTCCGTTGAGCTGGGTGACATTTTGATCAAAACTCATTGGATCTAAATGGTTGCTTGTGCTGGCTCTTCAACTGTTAGAAACACATAACACTTAACATGTGCACACTCCAGCGAATGtaacatctgtatgtgtgtgtgtgtgtgtgtgtgtgtgtgtgtgtgtgtgtgtgtgtgtgtgtgtgtgtgtgtgtatgtgtgtgtgtatgtgtgtgtgtgtgtgtgtgtgtgtgtgtgtgtgtgtgtgtgtgtatgtgtatgacttCTCTCCCAGTCATCCCTCCCTGCCTGAGCACAGAGCTGGCCCAGTTTCCCCTCCGCATGCGTGACTGGCTGAAGAACGTCCTGCTGCAGCTCTTTGAGCACGACACCATGGCGCCCGGCTTCCTGACCCCCAAGCAACGGGCCAGGGTACGCACACGCAGCTGCAGCTCGCCGCGCAGGCTATAGACTACAGAGTCACCAGAGGGGGGCAAGGCAGTCATGAAACAAGACTAAAGgactaaatgactaaatgttaCATGTAAATGAAACTGTCAAGGCTTtggtagatgtactgtatgtgcatggtAGACGGGTGAACGTTTGCGTTGAACACTGGTAGAGTGGAGCGCCCCACTGCATTGTGCTCTCCAACAGTTTCGTTCATTACAACAATATGATtacttggggggggggttgtattgGCTTGATTATTGAAAGGATTACATCACCCACCCCCGtcccctaacacacacgcacctacagtacatattgcATGCCTATGATTCCTGTTCTACAATGGCTTGTTTCTAGTTGATGATATAATACAACTACAAGTGGCTTTGAATGAAAGCGTCAGCTAAACGACTGAATGACTAAGTGCAAATGTGGCTGATGTGATGTCCCATCTGCTCCCCTACAGGTTCAGAAGATCTATGAGAGTGAGAGGCGGCTGCACGCAGGAGACCATCCCATCGAGCTCCTGGCCCAGGACTTTGAGAAGAACTACCACATGTACATCTACCCCGTGCACTGGCAGTTTGCTCAGATGGACCAGCACCCCACAGACAGGTATGGTACATCCTTAACATCGGGACAGTCCTTACGGAGTCCTAATGCTTGAGATCAAACTCAAGCACGCTTGAAACAAACCAAACGCTGCCACAAGAGACAAgtaatgtgaaaaaaaagtttcttgACACAATATAAGCTTGTTGTATACTACTACTAGTGAGATAGAAGCAGAACGCGTACCACTGTGTCACCATAGCACTTGATGATCGTGCGTCACTCCAACTGCTCCCCCTGGTGTTTGCCCCGTGTACTGCAGGTATCTGTCCCACTCAGAGCTGGCTCCTCTCCGAGTGCCTCTGGTGCCCATGGAGCACTGCACCTCACACTTCTTCCAGGAGTGCGACGCAGACAAAGACAAGCAGGTGTCCTTCAAGGAGTGGGGACACTGCTTTGGCATCAAGGATGGTAAGAGCTGTGGCATTTTCACAGGGACACAAACACCTTATCTATCAGGACTTACTATATATGAAAGTGTAACACATCCAGACACTCGCTGATTTTCCTACAGGAACTCATTCAAAACATTATGACActgcaaaccacacacacacacacacacacacacacacacacacacacacacacacacacacacacacacacacacacacacacacacacacacacacacatttatgtaatGTTTTTAATTCATGACTTGTATTTTGACGCCATACCTAACTGTCTGCTTGCTCCTTACAGAGGACATGGACACTCACCTACTGTTCTAGTTACCTCTATACCTCATGCATGGAGAGACAGCTTCAGTAGGACTTCTCCGACTGGTGCTGAGCAGACAGGAATCAAGCTTCTCAGACTGTGAACTGTAAAGGGGGACATTGCAGATTCAAGAAGGAACACGTGCTGAGTTCTTCTTGCCACTGTTTTCCACTTAGATGGATTGAATGAGAAATGTGGGTTTTTTACAGATAATCCAATGTGGGGAAATATGTATCTACACATGGGCACGTTGTATGATGCAGTATGTAGTCTTAGCTAGTGAGGATTTTTTGTAATTAATGTGCTCTTGTATACCTAACCATTAACTACAATACTATCTATGTTACAAAAACATTCCAAAGGGGGAAAAGTTTACATTTTGTTCATATTAGATAGAATAAAGTGTTAATTATTATGCCGGAATATCATGTTTGATCATTCCATATGGTGCTTTTACATCACTGCTCTAAATAAGAGCAGAACATGAAATGGcactaaaaacaaaaataaaattgaaAGATCAAATCGATTGCTGTAAGTTAACAGCAGTAGCTGTTACTATGTAGTGTAAAGTGccacattttattttacatGTAATGTCTGATGCTTCCTTAACACTTCTAATAAAAGCCTTTGAATATGGGTGTGAATATGTAATTGCTGTTTCAGcctattttctttttcatgttCAGATGGATTACTTCTGCTCTCCACACAGAAAAATAGCCAAAATCATGTTATCAAACTTGTCCAGACATTTGACAAACCAATAGTGGATACATATCTTTGAGCAACGTGTTATAGAGTTTTTAGAAAAGTGTCAGTGATGCTTTTTCTAAGCGCTATGTACTGGCTCTGGTTAAAATATTTCTGCCGCAAAAGTTGCAGAAGTTGTACTGTATTCACCACATCTGTGGGAAGTAGTTCAGCTGAGCAGAAATGTCTGGCCACAGACACCTGAGCTCTACAATCTGGATGGTCTTGCCGCTGGTAGACGTTGATGTCATCTTTACGCACTCTTTGGTCTGGGTGTGTGGGGACGGGATTTGTAAAATGATCACCTCACTAACAACCTATGGTAATCACAATGCCTGGTGCTTCACATGGTCTGGTTTCCAAAAGGCCTGAAAATACATACTATCTCTCATTAGTGGTCACCCTGACTTAGTTAAGTGTCTAAAGAGATAATGATATTGTGTGGACAGAGGTAGTCTAAGCTAGGTTCTTTATAAAAACAGGTTTTTCCTGCAGGCAGAACAGTCAGTCTTCCAGAGGATCACTGGCAGTATCCAACCAAAGGTATTGGGAAATGTGTCCCGGATGACTGAATGCTATTGTGTTTGCGTAAGGCCTAAGGTGGCTCTTCCAGTgtaaaacatttatatttttcaGGTGAGACAAAACATGATCTGTTTCCTGTGGATCATCTTCCCCTCCTTGGCCTCTATGGTAAGATTGCATGAGAGCTGTGAGAGAATGCAGTCTTGTTTTTGTTATGcaactttcttctctctctgtgtttttttggaGTTCACTCATGATGAATGATTTATTGTTCTCCGGATGTTTAGGCGCAGGCAGGGGGATCAGGAAGTGCAGAGGTATTGTTGATCAATAATTTGCAGAGTGGAATTTAGTCACTTTAATTATTCACATAATGTCTTGCTAATAAGGCCTTCATAGAGAATGTTTTCCTGTCCATGATTATCTTTTCTGTGTCGTAGCATGTTATGCTTTTGAACTGCTCTGTATTCTCCCAGGTTGTGAAGGCTGCCGCGGGGGCAAAAGGGGGTGTGGGTAATGCCGCTGGTGGCAATGGCGCTAATCCAGGGATCCTCAATGGCATTGTGATGAACGGACAGCTTCCTCAGGTGGATATCATAGTGTGAAAACACATAGTGTGTAACACGTAAATACAGTATTAAACATGTGATTTTTTACAAAGGATGCTGGCTTTCAGCTGAAAAATATGCTAGATATTCTGTACAGAGAAGATTTTCTGGTGTAGTATAATAGGCAAAATGTCTTACCTCGAGTTTGTGGAGTGAGTAATATTGATTACAATGTATTTATTACAATGTATTTCACACtcttgtgttgaaaacaacacaacttgcgttgtttttttttaacacattctgtgtccagatagggacaacgcaatttgtgttgtttcctattttagtttattttttcatttgtttcattttgtgttgaaaataacacaatttgtgttgaaaacaacacaacttggaTTATTTTTGTAACACatgtctgtgtccagatagggacaacatgTTTTAAGAGTTCATGAACCTTTTCTCAAACAGGACAAGTGATTAAACAGTTTAATCagcaataaataaaacaataagtCTTTCTGTAGGTGTGCCAACATCTCTTCAAGATACTTGAGGATATTTTATTAAAATAGATGAGAGGTACAATAACCCTATCAATAATGTATCCCGAGTTACCATTTCATCggactccatctctctcttgcagcTGGTACCAGTGGGTGCCTTACTCCTCCAGCAGCCTGGGGGCGCTATGCCTATGAACCAGGGGGCCATGCAGGTGCTTCCAGGGCCAGGTGTGCAGCCTGGGATGACCTTCCCCCTGGCCTTCGCTCTGCCTCAGCAGCAGTTAcctcagcagcaacaacagctgcagctaccacaacagcaacaactacagctgctgctgcagcatcaGCTACAACAGCATCAgctacaacaacagcagcagcagcagcagcctggacTGCCCCAGGGCCAGaatcagccacaacagacagtcAGCAATGCTTATATTACACTATATCTGACATAAACTGTCACTGTTGCATATGTTACATATCTGATAAACATCATGTCCAGACATTTGATTCATACTGCGCTGTTGCAAATCAATTCTAttgaaatatagcctacattttaaaaACGAATGGGACTTGACTTAAACAAAGCTGATTGTTGCCTCACTGCAGTTTGCCCATGTGTTTGCAGGCAGTGCCAGTGTTTGCAGTGTTGCCCCAAATGAATGGTATGGCAGGGATGGGAGGACTGCAGTTCCCTTGGATGGCAGCAGGGCAGCAAATGCAGGTGATAATCACGCCATGACGATTCATGATTCAGGTCTTTACAAAAACTCAGAGTTCACAGTGCTCATGAGTCAGTATTGGGTCGCACCTCTTTGACAACGTcttccaatgtttttttttttaatgatttccatatattgtttttatttgtaaacaTTGCATTGTTGTTTGCAATTACCTAAAGTGTTTATGTTGTGTTCGCTTCAGTTTTTGTCTCTGGGAGCGGCAAATCTCCAGCAGGGGGCAGGTGGCGGGCAGGGACAGGGGCAGGGCCAGGTCCAGGGGCAAGGAGGAGCAGCTAAAGCCCGAGTGAAGGTACTGTTGTGTCCAAGTGAGACTAGAGGCAGACATCTCGGGtttagaaagtaaaagtcttGCAAAGTaattgatccaaccatttagtaaaccagctcatcctaattagctgccaggtatatcagataattagtgatatcaccagTGCACAGGttgaaagaatatatggcaggacttttactttctggatgTCCACCGCTGACTCTATAGTAGGAACACCTTCAAGTTACCTTGAAGTCAACTTAGTCAACTATATATTTTACATGGTATTACACacattatatattttatatggTATATTTCATCATGAAAAATTAtaatatgtgtgtcagtgtgattttattttcatatttttaccTTATACACATACTATCAATGCACATTCAGTCAGCTCTTTTCTCTTGATCCAGCACTCTGTCAGTGGCATTCAAGAGCCCCTGTCAACGACCTCTGAACCAGCAATGGTAATTTTACTACTTGTCTCTTGTTCATAGTGCCCTCTCATTAGTATTGAACAGTAACAGTCTTCCGTCATCAGTGCTTACCCGATATATTCAGATATACTGTAAGATCTGATGTTTATATACACTGTACACTATTATCCAGGTGATGAAAACCCCAACCATGAGACCCATGTCCCTGGCTGAGAGACTGAAGGTAAACTGAGAAACAGCTCATCTGTTTTAATCCAGTTTAATGGGCTGGAAGTTCCTGTTCCCTAACATACACTAATACACTCCATTGGTGATTTGTTTTAGCTCTCTGTGACTCCTCAAAGGAAAAGTGCCTGAGGAGAACCATGTGAGTCTggaacacacacctacacacctactgtacacacacacacacacacacacacacacacacacacacacacacacacacagacacacagacacacacctacagtacacacatatgcacgcacgcacgcacgcacgcacgcgcacacacacacacacacacacacacacacacacacacacacacacacacacacacacacgcacaccttctCTGTCATGCTGTCACTATTGTGGCATTAAGTTGCTTCATTGCGATGCTTTGCAGCTTGCTGACTTGTCTGTACCTGAACACTGTACCTGTCTCCAGTGTTGAGATGATATTTATCTTCACTGTCAGTCTTTGCCTTTCACCAGACAGAAAGGACAAAGAACTGGTTAGAGGTGGTTTTGCAATGGAAATAATGTTGAACAAATGTACCGGAACATTATTTTCTCATATCCAAGATGATCAGAGGGAGACCCAAGCTGAGACGGAGAAGAGGtttcagaaaaaaagaagattgACAGCATCTTTAAATACACCGTAATATAATATGTAGCTAACTGTTGGATGGATTCATGTTGGATTCATGTTGTCAAATTCCTTTTTATTAACAAATAAATTTGTTTAACTCACAGAAAGGCTCTGATTTTTTGATTGATTTTTTGAttgatgatttatttatttatttattttttgaattAGAATGAGATATGTGATAAATTCTGTTTATATATGGTTAGTGTATGATATGGGCAGCATTTTAGGCCCTCGAAATAGATTAATTACCACAGTGAATAGAAACAATGAACTTAAATATAATGGCAAACAATGACTTCACCGGCCACAATGACAGGTATACTATAATTATGCACTTTCAGAATGGCGAGTGTGGGTTGTATTTGCATGTTAGCTTGTTGAGAATCTATACGCCGCAGACAAGCAACAGCATTACATTCCTTAGAAAACCCCAAGCTATTTTCCATCTGCCTTAGTGTGCACATTTAATCAGCAGTTTTGCaggatgtgaatgtgtttacCTCATATTAGAGGGAGTGCTGGAAACATAAGTCATGCCTGTAGCTAACAGTATGCCCATGTTCTAGAACAGTCTTTCTTCATTTGGTTTCCTCTCTCGGCAGCTCACCATTAAATTAAAGTCACAAAATCAAACATGGCTGTTTATTGGCCAGGATGCTTTTTA from Sardina pilchardus chromosome 2, fSarPil1.1, whole genome shotgun sequence includes the following:
- the sparcl1 gene encoding SPARC-like protein 1 — its product is MKTRLLLLCLMASASVMCVRSKPHAKHHGISKHSQSPQEKDSDPEEPNEGKGSILPTFLPFEASSQGQEDEEVTAEGGQDASETVGFGEEENKESGTPVLLSEEALAHLLQGSEDEEQAAEEDEVAVKETEVGEGDNGEEVKENGEKEKEDGGKEGEEEAEGQEGEVVEKKVEEPEEESNSSTEYEIPMDLDYASDSDGSEPLDTKLEETKPSSVDAENQPAKEGKVEDQEQDGEEIPAVMADYDPETAGEDGEMPPKKELDEELTDKAQEKDTSLDKEKNSNDNKQGDGEDGDDTLQEAKNSVEFRSARLPGDDEGDKQEKLTNESGSHTKGKGRKQKKNQRKRKGQMQGDQPIPAEPSSPGHRQMLGQEKVPDTDDNAVQRPKRRKSGKWAPMVGMNPVQIRATVELYPSLRPPPTLSGQGAESNPCENVRCKRGKVCKVNEDEKPVCVCQEAADCPTSVTEFDHVCGTDNKTYDTSCQLFATKCNLEGTKKGHRLHLDYTGACKFIPPCLSTELAQFPLRMRDWLKNVLLQLFEHDTMAPGFLTPKQRARVQKIYESERRLHAGDHPIELLAQDFEKNYHMYIYPVHWQFAQMDQHPTDRYLSHSELAPLRVPLVPMEHCTSHFFQECDADKDKQVSFKEWGHCFGIKDEDMDTHLLF
- the LOC134101235 gene encoding serine/threonine-protein kinase Wnk-like, with translation MICFLWIIFPSLASMAQAGGSGSAEVVKAAAGAKGGVGNAAGGNGANPGILNGIVMNGQLPQLVPVGALLLQQPGGAMPMNQGAMQVLPGPGVQPGMTFPLAFALPQQQLPQQQQQLQLPQQQQLQLLLQHQLQQHQLQQQQQQQQPGLPQGQNQPQQTAVPVFAVLPQMNGMAGMGGLQFPWMAAGQQMQFLSLGAANLQQGAGGGQGQGQGQVQGQGGAAKARVKHSVSGIQEPLSTTSEPAMVMKTPTMRPMSLAERLKLSVTPQRKSA